One Ferribacterium limneticum genomic window, TGCTGCAGGTCTTCAACCGGCCGCTGTGGCGGACTGTGCAGGGCGGCGGTCGTGCCTATGTGCGAAAAATTGCCAACTGCCTCATCGCCAATGGCGGTGAAATCCACCTTGCTTGCCCGGTCAGCGCCGTAAGCCGCGAAGGTGATCGGCTCAAGGTGATGCATGTCACCGGCAGCGAGCATTTCGATCAGGTCGTCATGGCCTGCCACAGCGATCAGGCGCAGGCCATCCTCGGCTTTACCGCGACCGATGGCCAGCGTGAGGTGCTGTCGGCCATCCGCTATCAGCCTAACCGGGCCATATTGCACACCGACCGCGCGCTGCTGCCGCGCGACGAGAAGCTGTGGTCAGCGTGGAATTACTTTGCCGGCAGCGGTGAGCCAGGGGAGCAGCCGGTCGGCGTCTCCTACCTGATCAACAAGTTGCAGCCGCTGCCGTTCGAGACGCCGGTTGTCGTCACGCTCAACCCGGCGCGCGAGCCGGACCCGGCTAAAGTGCTCGCCGAGTTCGAGTACGCCCACCCGATTTTCGACGCGCCGGCCATTGCCGCCCAGCAACGGTTGGCGCAGGTTCAAGGCGAGAACGGCATCTGGCTGGCCGGTGCCTGGGGCAGCTACGGTTTCCACGAAGATGGGCTGAAATCGGCACTGCGTGTCGTCAATGGCCTCGGTGTCATGGCGCCGTGGCAAGTTGATGCGGCCGTCGTCAAGCCCGGGCTGGAAACGGTCTGAGCCGGCCATGAACCGCCCGCGCCTCTTCCTCGGCCATGTCATGCACCGACGCCTGCGGCCGGCGGTCAATGCCTTTGTCTATCCGGTTTTCTACGTCCAGTTGCCGGTGCGCGACCTAGCCTTGGCAAATTGCCCGATTTTTTCGGTTGACCGTGGGAACGTGCTCAGCTTCCGCCAGAAAGACCATGGCCCCCGTGACGGCAGCCCCTTGTTGCCGTGGATACAGGCGCAACTGCGCCAACACGGCCTGCCCGACGACGGCGAAATCACGCTGCAATGCTTCCCGCGGGTTTTTGGTTTCGTCTTCAATCCGGTCAGCTTCTGGTTCTGCCGCAACGTCGAGGGCGCTCTGATCGCCGTGCTGGCCGAGGTAAACAACACCTTCGGCGGCCATTACAGCTACCTGCTGCACAACGCCGACGGCTCGCCGTTGCGCGACGGTCAGGAACTGCGCGCGACCAAGGAATTCCACGTCTCACCGTTCAACGAAATCGAAGGCGGCTACCGTTTCCGTTTCCACCTCGACCGCCCAGTGCCGCTGGCCCGCATCGATTACGACGACGCCGATGGCGAACTGCTGCTCACTTCCATCTCGGGCAAGCCGCGCGCCTGGTCCACGGCGGCCTTGCTCGGCGCCTTCCTCAAAATGCCTTTCCTCACCGCCGGTGTGATGTTCCGCATCCACTGGCAAGCCTTGAAGCTGTGGCTGAAAGGGGTGCCGTTCCGCGGCGCCCACGTTCCTCAACCCCTCCGGGATTCGACAAAATGAACAACACGATGATTTTGCGCGGCAGCGAAAGACTGGCCCGCGACACCCGCCTGGTTTTCGACCTGCTCGAAAAACTGCAGGGCGGCATGCTCGAAATCCGTCTGCCGGGCGGCGCCAGTGCGCTGTTCGGCGACGGCGAACATGGTGTCACCATGCAGGTCCATGACGAAGCGATGTTCGGCCAGGTGCTGGCGCGCGGCGACATCGGTCTGGCCGAAGCCTATCTCGATGGTCAGTGGGATTCGCCCGACATCACGGGGCTATTGAGGCTGTTGGCGGCCAATCGTGAGCAGCTCAAGAAGGCCGTCTATGGCTCGTGGGGCAGCCTGATCGCCGCCCGCGTCCGTCACTGGCTCAACAGCAACAGCCGCAGCGGCAGCAAGCGCAACATCATGGCGCACTACGATCTCGGCAACGATTTCTACAAGCTGTGGCTCGACCCGAGCATGAGCTACTCGTCGGCCGTCTATCGCGAAGCCGACGACGGCTCGCTCGAAACGGCGCAACACGCCAAGTACCGCCGTATCCTCAATTGCCTGAAAGCTACACCCGGCCAGAACGTGCTCGAAATCGGCTGCGGCTGGGGCGGCTTCGCTGAAATGGCTGTGCAGGAAGGCTTGCGCACCACCGGCCTGACCCTCTCGCCGGCCCAGCTCGCCTGGGCGCAAAAGCGCGTGCCGAGCGCCGATCTGCGTTTGCAGGACTATCGCGATCTCGATGACCAATTCGACCACGTCGTTTCCATCGAAATGTTCGAAGCTGTCGGCGAACGCTGGTGGCCGACCTACTTCAAGACGGTCGCCAAGGCGCTCAAGACCGGGGGCAGGGCGGTTGTCCAGAGCATCACCATCCGCGACGACATCTTCCCGGAATACCGGCGCAGCACCGATTTCATCCAGCAATACATCTTCCCCGGCGGCATGCTGCCCTCGCGAGCAGCCTTCCGCGCGGCCGCTGCCAAACAGGGCCTGATCGTCCGCAACGAATACGCCTTCGGTCACGACTACGCCAAGACCTTGGCCGAATGGCGCCACGCCTTCGAAGCCAACTGGCCGGAAATCCAGAAGCTCGGTTTCGACGAGCCCTTCCGCCGACTCTGGCGCATGTATCTTTGCTATTGCGAGGCCGGTTTCCTGGCCGGGAATATCGATGTCGTCCAATTTGAACTCACGCATCGTTGATCTGGTGGCGCCGGGAGCTCGCGCCAGCGAGTTCCACGGTCAACCGGAAAAAGCGGCCAAAAATGAAATGGCCTCGGGGCTGCGTCGTCGGCTTTTGCTGGCGCTCGCCGTGGCGCCGTTCGCCGCGTTTGCCAATGCCGATCCGACGGCTGGCCTCAAGCGCTGGGGCAATGGCGAGTTTCGTCGCTTCGGCTTTCTCGTTTATGAAGCGACGCTGTGGGCGGGGGATGATCCGCAACGGCCGCCGTTGGCGTTGCGGCTTGATTACAAGCGGACGCTTGCCGGAGCGGCGATTGCCGAGGCGAGTGTCAAGGAAATGCGGGCGCTGGGGGCGGATGAGGCTTCCCTCAAGCGCTGGGGCGAGCTGATGACGCGGATTTTCCCGGACGTGAAGGAAGGGGATTTCATCGTTGGGCAATACGAACCTGGTGTTGCGCGTTTTCATTTCAATGGTCGTTTGGTTGGGGAAGTTGCCGACGCCGATTTTGCGCGGGCGTTTTTTGGCATTTGGCTTGATGCGAAGACCAGTGCGCCGGGGTTGCGGGCGGCGCTGTTGAGGCGGGTTTGATGACTTTTGTTCCTCCGGGGCAGGCTTGGGTTTCCGCCTTGCTGGCGGGCGTACTTTCTTTTGCTTCGCCAAAAGAAAGTAGCCAAAGAAAAGGCGACCCCGAGGGCGGCGCCGGCGTTGCCGGTTCCTTGCGCTACTCGAAACGCCGGGCGGCTGCGGAACTCGGGCTTCGCCCTCAAACAGTCCTCGCCGACTGCCCCCGGCCTTCCTGCGTTGCTCAGCGCCTTCCACGGGGACCCCAAAGGCGTCCGGGATTGACCGATGTAGCGCAAAAAACTGGTTTCCACGGTCAACCGGAAAAAACGGCCAAAAATGAAATCGACACCTATTCCAGCCCGCCCGCCTTGCCCCTCCCCCTGACAAGGGGGAGGCCGGGAGGGGGTTTGCTTTTCAACCCCTTGAGAGGTGCCGAGCAACGCAGGGGCTGGCGGATAAAGGGCGAGGACTGTCTGAGGGCGAAGCCCGAGTTCCGCAGCCCCCGCCAGAACCGAGTAGCGCAGGGAACCGGCGCAGCCGGCACCGACCCAGGGTCGCCTTCTTTTTGCTTACTTTTTCTTGGCGAAGCAAGAAAAAGTGAGACGCCCCGCAAGGGCGGAACCACCTGCCAATCGTCAGGCACCAAGCCATGACCAACGGCCGCATCCTCTCCTATGGCCTGCTAGGCCTCCCCCTGGCCTTCGCCGCGCTCCCCATCTACGTCCACGTTCCCCGTTACTACGCCGAATCCACCGGCATGGAGCTGGCGCTGCTCGGCTTCATCCTCCTCGGTGCCCGCCTGCTCGACGCCGGCATCGACCCCTGGCTCGGCTGGCTGGCCGACCGTGTTTCCCGCCCGCGCATGGTGGCGCTGGCTTTGCTGCCCTTCGCCATCGGCTTCGTCGCGCTGCTCAACCCGCCGGTCGAACACGCCGCACTCTGGCTGCTCGGCTCGCTGGCGCTGACCTACCTCGGCTTCTCGGCCGCCAGCGTCGCCTATCAGGCCTGGGGGGCGGACATTGGCGAGGATTCCTCCCTGAGAACCCGGTTGACCGCAGCAAGGGAAGGCTTCGGTCTGCTCGGTGTCGTCCTCGCCGCAGCATTGCCGGCCGTGCTGGCAGCCAGTTTGAGTGACGGGATTGCACGCCTGAGCTGGATACTGCCGCCGCTGTTGCTGATCGCTGCGGTCACGACCTTCAGCCGAGTCGGCGTCGGCAAGCCGGTACTCGCCGCCAGCCAACCCTTGCTACCCAGCTTGCGCCGCGTCTTCGCGGACGATGCCTTCCGTCGCCTGCTCATCGTCTTCGTCGCCAACGGCATCGCTGCCGCGCTACCGGCCACGCTTTTCCTGTTCTTCGTCGCTGACGTGTTGCAGGCCGAATCGGCCAGTGGCCCGCTGCTCGCCCTGTACTTCATTGCCGGCGCCGCTTCGCTACCGCTCTGGGTGATGCTCTCGGCCCGGCGCGGGCGCGTCTTCGCCTGGCTGCTGGCGATGGGCGTTTCCATCGTCGCCTTCGCCGGTGCCAGTCTGCTTAGTTCTGGCGATGTCTGGCTATTTGCCATCATCTGCATCGCCTCCGGGCTGGCGCTCGGTGCCGATTTGGCCCTGCCGGCCGCCATCGCCGCCGACCTCGGCGAACGCCAAGGTCAGGCCGGGGCCTGTTTCGGTGTGTGGAATTTCGTTGCCAAGCTCAACCTGGCGCTCGCCGCCGGGCTTTCACTACCTCTGCTCGGTGCGCTCGGCTATGTGCCGGGCGGTAGCGCCGGGTTGCCTGCCCTGACCTTTGCCTACGCGTTGTTGCCGCTCGCCTTCAAGGCGCTGGCCGGCGGGCTGCTCTGGCGCTGGCGCCATTCTCTGGAGATCTGAATCATGAAACTCTTGCTCGCTGCTGCCTTCACCCTCGGCCTGGCCGGCTGCGCCTCGACCGGCGTCGAACAATACCGCGCCGAACAGCCGGCTCTCGATCTCAAGACTTATCTGAACGGTACGCTCGACGCTTGGGGTGTTTTCCAGGGCCGGGGTGGTGAGGTGCAAAAACGCTTCCATGTCGTCATCGACGCCAAGTGGAATGGCGACACCGGCGTCCTCGACGAGAACTTCAAATGGTCCGACGGCACCACCTCGCGCCGCGTCTGGACGCTGACCAAACAGGCCGACGGCACTTTCCGCGGCCGGGCGGACGATGTTGTCGGCGAGGCGATCGGC contains:
- a CDS encoding NAD(P)/FAD-dependent oxidoreductase, which gives rise to MTTRKRIAVVGAGISGLASAWLLSREHDVTLFEAGTYLGGHTNTVDVTLEGKTHPVDTGFLVFNDKTYPNLIAMFELLGVDSVETEMSFAVSLENPDLEWAGSNLATVFGQRRNLFRPQFWSMLSDILRFNRESTAWLAEYPESEISLQDFLDDGRYSRAFADWYLLPMAAAIWSCPTGQMRAMPLATFIRFCQNHGLLQVFNRPLWRTVQGGGRAYVRKIANCLIANGGEIHLACPVSAVSREGDRLKVMHVTGSEHFDQVVMACHSDQAQAILGFTATDGQREVLSAIRYQPNRAILHTDRALLPRDEKLWSAWNYFAGSGEPGEQPVGVSYLINKLQPLPFETPVVVTLNPAREPDPAKVLAEFEYAHPIFDAPAIAAQQRLAQVQGENGIWLAGAWGSYGFHEDGLKSALRVVNGLGVMAPWQVDAAVVKPGLETV
- a CDS encoding chalcone isomerase family protein, which gives rise to MASGLRRRLLLALAVAPFAAFANADPTAGLKRWGNGEFRRFGFLVYEATLWAGDDPQRPPLALRLDYKRTLAGAAIAEASVKEMRALGADEASLKRWGELMTRIFPDVKEGDFIVGQYEPGVARFHFNGRLVGEVADADFARAFFGIWLDAKTSAPGLRAALLRRV
- a CDS encoding DUF1365 domain-containing protein; protein product: MNRPRLFLGHVMHRRLRPAVNAFVYPVFYVQLPVRDLALANCPIFSVDRGNVLSFRQKDHGPRDGSPLLPWIQAQLRQHGLPDDGEITLQCFPRVFGFVFNPVSFWFCRNVEGALIAVLAEVNNTFGGHYSYLLHNADGSPLRDGQELRATKEFHVSPFNEIEGGYRFRFHLDRPVPLARIDYDDADGELLLTSISGKPRAWSTAALLGAFLKMPFLTAGVMFRIHWQALKLWLKGVPFRGAHVPQPLRDSTK
- a CDS encoding DUF3833 domain-containing protein, translated to MKLLLAAAFTLGLAGCASTGVEQYRAEQPALDLKTYLNGTLDAWGVFQGRGGEVQKRFHVVIDAKWNGDTGVLDENFKWSDGTTSRRVWTLTKQADGTFRGRADDVVGEAIGEVSGNALRWRYVLALPVDGKVYNVDFDDWMFLMDEKVMMNRSYMSKWGFNLGEVTLTFVKR
- a CDS encoding MFS transporter, with product MTNGRILSYGLLGLPLAFAALPIYVHVPRYYAESTGMELALLGFILLGARLLDAGIDPWLGWLADRVSRPRMVALALLPFAIGFVALLNPPVEHAALWLLGSLALTYLGFSAASVAYQAWGADIGEDSSLRTRLTAAREGFGLLGVVLAAALPAVLAASLSDGIARLSWILPPLLLIAAVTTFSRVGVGKPVLAASQPLLPSLRRVFADDAFRRLLIVFVANGIAAALPATLFLFFVADVLQAESASGPLLALYFIAGAASLPLWVMLSARRGRVFAWLLAMGVSIVAFAGASLLSSGDVWLFAIICIASGLALGADLALPAAIAADLGERQGQAGACFGVWNFVAKLNLALAAGLSLPLLGALGYVPGGSAGLPALTFAYALLPLAFKALAGGLLWRWRHSLEI
- a CDS encoding SAM-dependent methyltransferase; translated protein: MNNTMILRGSERLARDTRLVFDLLEKLQGGMLEIRLPGGASALFGDGEHGVTMQVHDEAMFGQVLARGDIGLAEAYLDGQWDSPDITGLLRLLAANREQLKKAVYGSWGSLIAARVRHWLNSNSRSGSKRNIMAHYDLGNDFYKLWLDPSMSYSSAVYREADDGSLETAQHAKYRRILNCLKATPGQNVLEIGCGWGGFAEMAVQEGLRTTGLTLSPAQLAWAQKRVPSADLRLQDYRDLDDQFDHVVSIEMFEAVGERWWPTYFKTVAKALKTGGRAVVQSITIRDDIFPEYRRSTDFIQQYIFPGGMLPSRAAFRAAAAKQGLIVRNEYAFGHDYAKTLAEWRHAFEANWPEIQKLGFDEPFRRLWRMYLCYCEAGFLAGNIDVVQFELTHR